The Cotesia glomerata isolate CgM1 linkage group LG7, MPM_Cglom_v2.3, whole genome shotgun sequence genome segment ATGTTTTGTCTGATGATAATTTTCCTATAGAATCAAATGATGAAATCGATAACGATGTTCGGACTTTTGAAGAATTGACTGAAGAAGATAACTTTAAGATTCAAATTATGGATTCTGATATTAATGTaacacaaattttaaatatttctatttattaattattaacgcgatttaaaaattatagatacaaaaattaatgctaaaaaaatcgaaaatatcaagacataaaaatttaatttttttagaaattagtaacaaatattttagattatttaaaaatttttggttttaaataatttacaaaatttgtgtaaatttaaaaaattattttgtattaattttttaaaaataattctatattaaattaattgtaatttactttttagCTGAAAAATTCCAGagaatcaaaaattatagttacaaaaattaatgctaaaaaaatcgaaaatatgtagacataaaaatttaatttttttagaaattagtaacaaatattttagattatttcaaagtttttagtttttaataatttacaaaatttgtgtaaattaaaaaaattacgttgtattatttttttaaacataattctatattaaattaattgtaatttactttttagCTGCAAAATTCCAGAGAATCAATTGCATCGGACAAAAGAAAATCTTCTGTAACTACACCTGACGACGTAATTCAACATAAAATTCGGACTTCTTTAAGAAAAGCGattgaaattataacaaaattaaaagaagaattCCCTTCAAGTGAGCCACAGTTCTCCAAACACGAGGACGAAACTGAGCGTATTTTACTAGACTTAATGAAATATTCCAATGATCTAAAAAACGTCTAAACTatctaaatctaaataaaacatcaaaaattaacataCAAATTTTTCATGTCACATAACtttatttgacaaaaaaaaataagtttataatgatattgacaataaataaaacagtTCACGTGAATTGTTTATGAGTAATATGAATTAGATATGAcagtaactaaaaaaaaattaattaattatttaattaataactaaactCAAGTATAAttcaaacataaaaaaataaaaaaaatgaaaagtttttagtcaataaaaataataacaacgtAAATTGTTAGTTATATCGACTTAAAGAACATCACTTATCAATgctaattgataattatttacaatttatcatttatcaaaGAGCTTGTTTTCAtattagttataataataataaaagtatatcTATCGAGTTCAACTCATCATTAAATACCATGgcggtaaaaataaatgtacgTCTTAACaagtttaaaagttaaatcTTCTGCAATCCgtgtcattaattaatttaataataaatttatttctcataGTCCTCTTCGTCGGGTCTTACTTGAGGGAACCTTCTGAGAATTTGTTGCTGTGGCTGAGGTCTTCGCTGTTGCAGAGGGATGTTTACTTCCTCGGGACTGCGGAAGACTTGGTTAGAGGGAAGACGATATTGGGAAAGACCTTGTGGTGTTGGAGAAGGACGTGCTATTGCTGGAATACTGTTCAAGGTGGTCTGTGAAGGCTGGTTTGAGTACAACTGAGAATTGTGATGGGTTCTTCTAGGATTGGGAGTCTGGTGGTAGTCTTCGCTTTCACGTTCGTCCGTGAAGATATCTCCTGGGAAGTAACGTTCACTGTATCTCAAAGTAACGTTTGGTTTCGACTCAGCTTCTTGTAAGTTCAATGGTTTGTAAAGGTACTCATTGACGAAGTGATACTGAGAACTCTTTTTGCAGCTTATGTCTCCATTTGGTGGCATGCAGATCAGATGAACCTATTAATTTAGATAAATCGGTCAGTGAAACTCGCTGGTATCGATCAATATTTATTAggttaaaagtaaaaaataaatacctgGTGGAAAGTAAAACCTTCTGGGCAAATCCACGAGTGTTTAGCGTTGTCTTGACAGTAATGGAACACTTCACAGTTCAGTTCTTCATCAGCATAATAACCTGTTTGCTTACCAACACAATCAAATTTACTTTGCGGTAAAAGTAAGCTCAGACGATCTGgctcttctttttcttcttcaagaGGCTCTTCTTCCAGCTGAGGATTTTGCACAGCATAAGATGCACCACGAATTGGACCTTGACGTCCTCCGGTTAGAACTCTTATTGAGCCTTCATTTGGTTTACGATAagcctaaaaattattattgaaaataatttttctactttttcaaaaaaaaacattacaaaaaaatatttaaaaaaattttatttattttttacatgcgcatattttaaaaattgatttttctgctcaaaaatttttaccttcaAAATCAtccaaatttttctaaatcaataaaattctgtaaatttaaaatttctgaataaaaaatttggtaagaatattttaatacttggattgaatattttctaaaaatttttctgggatttataataaaaaattctatcagTTCActctttaaatttcattacCAATCAACAAGatgttaaaaaagtaattttttgagtgaacataattaaaaaacaaaaaaaaaaattttatctattttttacatgcgcatattttaaaatttttttaaaaattgatttttctgcTCAAAAGTTTTTagcatcaaaatttttctaaatcaataaaatttctgaataaaaaatttggtaagaatatTTTGACACTTGAATTGAAtatttcctaaaaatttttctaggatttataataaaaaattttatcgatttactctttaaatttcattacCAAGCAACAAGATGTTAAGGAAGTAATTTCTTGAGtgaacataaaaatttctacaaacATCTAATTGCTAATAAATCTTGAAATATTGTAACAACAATGTTTCCGAGTCTATTAAACCACAGCTAATTTGTTGAGCATGAAAAGAGCATTGTGTAAggctagtaatttattttttctatttatagaCCAAAATAATTTACCGGTTGCTGAGCTGGCCGATAGAGAGGAGTAGGCGACGGAGTAGGTGTAACGACATTATCCTCGTAACTGTCATCTCTGTAACCACCTGAGGCCTGACCAAGGCCAGGACTGTTGTAAAGAGGCCCGTAAGTTGGTTTACCAGGAAATGAAACAGATCTTGTATCTAAATTGTAGTGATTTTGGGCCGCTGCTATCGCAACCCAAGTCAGCAGAAGCACTCGATGCATCCTTTggctctgaaaaataaaaataaatgtagaAACTATTCTATCCATATGCATTGCGCTTTccagttaataaaaattgcatttattttcCCTTATAAATCTATAAAGATCTAATGGGAgaaatacaaacaaactttCGCTGACCCAAACACTCTCTTGTGAAAATCAATCTCCAGTAAAGTTGATGAATCATCTTCAATTGTACGTCTCAATATTTGCAAAACAATGAGTTTGTTATTTTTCAGTCTACATGGAAATCGTTCATGAGATTAATTAAATCGTTAATTACTTTCTCGTTTGCTCAATCGATGCGGTATAAGGTTGACGTGAAATACAAGTGACATTACGTTGCATGGTACgggtaaaaaaagtaataaattttattactgacAAATAAACGATACTCTTCCTCATTCATACTGGGTCATATCGTTCACTAGGACAAACGTGATAGTTTTCTCCAAATGATCGTTAAACGCATGATACCACTCTCGTTTTACAGGTATACATGTGTACgtttctgtaatttttagtttgacgGCTATACTCACTGGCACTTACTTTAGCGAACGTCTCCTATTCGGTGAATGAGGTcgtttatgtttaatttatttaagtggaAAGTTTTGAATAGCAAAATGAAATGTTTACTATATTCGCATGAAattgaaacttttattttagaaaatttttatggtgagtTAAAGACAATTCAAAAACACTTATCGTAagtgtttattaattttaattgcttTCTTTGTGTTTAAATTGGAGGTTTTGGCGTGTCTGTGATTTAAGAGtcatagagaattttttaagaacttttttaaaagataaattttagttttcaaaaaattaatttattcacagatgaaaaaatttacttgattctagagagaaaattttgaactaagataattattttgaagaattttatttttttgattaaagtagaaaaattttctgtttaaTTTAAGACCATAACatttctcaaaattatttttttcgacaagatttttttcattaaatcaaattaagtTTTCTATCAGTTCTGATGTTTCATAATTGGTCATTAATAATTGATCATTgatcaatataaataatatacaacattaattatctttgaaaatttttttcacaaaattttaaatcaaattttattaaatgatattaaaaatatcataaaattaatatatttttataatcaaacaTACCATTTAAATCctgttctaatttttattacagaaaaaatttaccttATCACGCCCATTTTTAATCaacataattatagtaattaattaaatgaactaAATTCTACTAATTGCACATAGCAATTTGTTGTAATTTAAAAGCAAAACACTTAACTTCGGATCATTTACTCGATAACttacataattatttctatCACCGTCGATTAATCATACCCAAGTAtccaataatttatcaaaatcacTTAGAAGTACTCTAAATAGaatgtaataatataaaactttTAGGAAAACAATAATTCTAATACTCGGACTCAATATAATACCTTTGCGCAAATAAATTATCGAATAAATTCTAAAGGTCAGAGTTTAAGTTTGACGAGAcgtttaataacttttgaattgcATAATATTACGATGTAGGATAAAGTCCCGAGGTGAACGATCTTTTTGTGTCAGTGAATCAGCATTGGGAATCGTTTAATAGCGGTAAatgtttatcaataataatataaatataaatatcaatagtatCATCATCAAAGAAAGcttattgtattaaataatgtctTATGCCTTATACTGCTGATGTAATTGCGATTATTAATCGAAAATAACGGTTGACAATAAAAGGAAGTACGCACAACCgcaataattattcttttatttttgtttttcattattaagGACTTTACTGTTTAGGAATATTTGTATAATCAGTATTTGCAAAACTCAAGAATGGAGACCGTAATCATTAAATCGGAGATCAAGAGTAGACCGCGGGTCCTGTTTGGTCCGCTGCAAGTGAAAGTGAGAGGGCTGTAACTTTACTCACAACGGCttagatgaaaattataaacggAGTAAATCTATATCAGACCATAAaccaatataaattatatacgGTTCGTGCAATCCAAGTCCGGCCTATTATTAGCAACTCATTGGCTTGATAAGTTGTTTATAAGATCTTAGTTCGAGGTTGTAGGTTCTATCCTTCTATCGCGTTCTAACGGGGTGAGAATGCGTGTGTTTAACGCCCTTGGAGTTTAAAACCACCAACCAAGGAATTTATGTCAGATTGCATTACTTTATTGTCTGTCTGTCTATACATTCTGAGACACGCCTttcatttaaacaataaacatcaattacttattacttattactttACCGTGTCATTGACTTCTTGATACACtttcgatttttattttaaattcattattagtgattatttattaataaaaattcattatttgatCAAAAGGATTGAAAGtcaaaattagtttttattcatttttggatcaaattttaaaattagaaattaaaatttttagttagaagaaaaattgcaattagaattttatgaaataattttctatagaTTATGTTTGATTAGGaggacaaagaaaaaaatttgtaaaaattatttttcaaaacttatGAATCAGTAATATCCATTATCctttgttgataaaaatattttttcgtgttaattttattttaaaaatatgaattttcattattttattatacacAATTTTTAGAGAAAATTTTGAAGGCATTGAAACGGATATTATAATGTCATAttagaagaaatattttattttgaagaaaattttattgtaaaaatttttctcgttaAGAATCATTGAaagaaatgaattaaattttttaattttaatttgattaaaaatttttcaataaaattatgcatacataaaagaaaaatttttgaattaatattaattttgattaacttaaaaaaatgatatttttggatcaaaattttgtctcttaaaacaagttaattttttatcaatgcataaaaatttaaaattttttataggtatttttttctataaatgataattttttgattaattttctttaattaattaaattttccgaaacaataagtaaaataaatagctTTAAAGCAATTTAATATATCAAACGTTGTCTTACCccgacaaataaatatttaatcattaaaaataaatggtcAAGTATGTAGTAAGATGGTAAAatgcaataaatttatgtaagaaaaaaaatgtgtatCAGTAATCCCGAACAAGATATGCCGGTGCAGGTTACTGCAAGTACAAGTCACACGCCCGTAATTCTCAGTGTATATAAAGAAAGCGATTGTGTAACAAGGGTATAGAGATAGTTGTCCAGTTGGTCGGAAACTCTGAAATGAGATCACGCTACGATACGGGTTTGGCCAGGTTAATGTACAAGCAGTTGCTAATATAAGTAGATTAAAAGTGAGCAAAATCTAAGCACATATTAACTTCTGCATATATGTCTGGGAATTTTAAGGAAATTGacttatttacttttaaaacatGTCGATCGCGTAATACTGACAGCTCGTTAACGTTTGAGGGCAATAAATCTTATAACTAAACCATTTTAAGTTCAAATTTTctctattttaatttcattatcttactcggtatttttttataatattaccAATAATGTCTACTATGTTTAAATAGGCACTTAACTTgtatttactttactttttgCTTCTTTCGATAATAATAACTCATAATCACAAGTAATAAAACTACTCAAGTGTAAAAACTAAATTGCCAAGTTTGAATTAATAtgcaataatcaataaaaagtaaaattactTATAGCTTCGATACTTTCCAATTGTTGATCagataaatgtaattattatttattgttacgaataataaatttccatttcaatattaaattatccgtattgtaattaataaggaaacaattattttaatttggcaatttttttcgagtcaaatgtttttgaattttatatttataatccaaccatttaaaaaaaaacttgataaaaatgaatttacatttattttaatgaaaaaaaattttttgattaataaaaaagtaccaaaaattaattgactttcaatttaattaaaaagaaaatcgaaaaaattattttgactaataaaactcaacaaaaatttattaaaaggaatttttttaatgaatgagaactaaaaaattattgaataattttcttttcacttaaaaaaaaatttaataattaagttattaagatttttataaaatgattaattagttataattaaatgtgCAAAAATAGATGATTTCACGAATGATTAACGAGTGAATAtgggttaaaaaattacctgttAATATGTGATATCTAGTAGAATGTAAAACACCAAGAACACAGGTGATACGTCAACACGCACGGGATTTATCCTGCGGCGGCGCCACGGCATTCGCTTATATAGCTTGGCATGCTGAAAGTTTCCTCCACCAGCAAGGCAGCATAAAATTGTCCATTTCGTACCATATCTCACATTGAGACTTATGGTCTTTCGAGAGGTGGTGGAATCCAGTTTCATTCGGTCCAATAGATTTGATATACTCCAATTGTATTCAACTATTTAACTTTGCTTGTAATTTTGTTTTCGAAAAAACAGTGAACCATAAAAAAACTATCCGTCATCGGATCAACATTAATAAACGCTGGATTAACAATTATCATCGCAGCTTTCTTACAAGAAAGTAAATAGATCCCAATCCAATTCAACCGACTATAATTTGTTTGGTAACCCGTACCgacgaaaattttatttaaaagatttaaaGCCTGTGCTGTCCTCatttgttacttttttattatatttcttgtttttatttttgttcttaTTCGCTTTACTGTTTTTTGTCTTCATACTTTTCTCTCAAAGACTAAATACCGCGTTGCATCATCGCTATTatacattataaattttactttttatttgaataaaaataaaataaaattttgaatgataaattagatttaaatttggaatgatgaataaaattaaacgagtaataaataacaatagtgaaaataaaaaatgttcgtGCTGCATGAAAGAATTGCCAAAAGAAAGTACCGATCCAATTTCAtacatttcaataaattaagagTATTTAGTGCGTAGAATTTGACGATGAGTGATTATGATCTCTCAACACATACACCGGCGCTATACTTGTACGAAATATCATGCACGTAATGCTTGTAATGTTGTTATACATCGTACGTGTACATCATTTTGTTCTTTCTACACTTGACTCAGATTCCTACAATCAAATCTTCGCAGGATCATCATAATAACACACATGCTAGATCATAATGTACGTGAACATTGAAAGTCCTGGGCTTTCCTTCTCGTTtctgatttatatttttcatttaaaataataatagatttaaaaaaaaattattaatgaacaGTTAGACTTTTATTGTAATGAACTTCGGAAATATATGATTCGATTGTATAAATTTAGTGAAAGAAAAagaaacaatattaaatattaaaatatggaaaaaaattatcatgtttaataatgattaataatttttattacgatCAGACAatcattattactatttaaaaatttgatatcgtTGTTTTAGTTAATAGTTAGTTATATTTATTCttcaattgttataattttaaattcatctGGAGAAaagttttaacataaattttcggaaaataacaaaaaaattaatgaatcaaTATAAATAGAAGAGTTAATGATATAGTACTGAAGTAAATTAAAACggagaaaattaaaagtttatagatgaatcttttcaaaatttacctcaatatatatttaagtaattttggTCAAATTTTTGCGCATTTTTTAAcagtacttaaaaaaatctcatctaaaattaaaaatttgattttccacattcttattttttaattttcttcgtTTAATATAGATAagtaagatttatttataaaagtccAAAATCAAACGCATagcatagaaatttttaagcttaatttgaaaataactttaacttaatttttcatgacacttaaaataaattaaaagtgaaaaaattagtttaacaATAAAACTAAACCAAAGTGAGTATAAACAAGCTTAgctaagaatttaaattttatactatCTCCagtattttgaaattaatttaagccgattaattttaatatgagGTATCAGGTTCTAGTTCTTAcctaaaattgatttttttccatcAACAAACAATGATTGATAGAGATCAaatctacacagtaaaaaatttatcgccaaatttaacacaaaaatttgtgatGACTTtgttgatgactttttttacacaatctgtgttgaatcaacatactaaaatgttgaattctacacaaaaatttttacactttacacaatgacgaaaaattttttactgtgtatgtTTTCACTTATACTTCATCataactaatattttatttgtattaggcatactattatcattattattactaataaattttaaagtaatacataatatataacaaTCAATATTTTGCTCTCGAAtccattaatttttgacatatcAATTTGGTAATGtacttaacataaaaaatctcctaaatgtaaattattcaaGATATTTCCAGATGACCTTAAACTATACTTCAGATAGCGTTTCTAATCCCAATCGAATATCTCGATTACCTAACTACTTCCGGACTGGATCTAAATACCGATACCGATACGGAGAAATTCGATTAAATTCTGAGATTATaacaaattattcaattaaatatatcaaaataatgaCACGTATATCAAAAGAGTTTTATAAACGCCGATCGAACCcccaatttagaaaaatatttatcaataccttagagtaaaaaaaactaaaatctcAAATAATCAGACGGTGAATATATTATCATTCCGCTGAGGGAGTGGTCTCGATGAAAGAGTTTtgttttaagtattttaatatACATTCGGGTGCTATGAACGCAGAAACACTTTCACCTGAAGAGTGACCGAGAGATATCGATAGGGAATAAAATAGTGAAAGAGCGAGAAACTGAGAGTCATATTAACTCTACTTCTGAGTTTAGTCTCCTGACTAGAGTGAAAGTCATCGATTGAGTTCTTTTCTTTTATGTGTACATGCATTGCAGTACACATTACTTGCACTACTGTACTTTATTTCTCACTGCATTGCATTGCGCTTATTCTGTACTCATGCCCTCCATCAGCGTTACGCCCTGCATTTTTTTCGGACATGTCTTTCTTCAATCGTAACTTAATTCCTCTCTAtagaaaagttgaaaaattgtaaatataaacaaactgattatcaatttttaaggaaaaaacagcattaaaaatttcaagtaaaattttgtagACTAAAAATgatgtataaattataataatttataaattttttaaaatttaaattaaaaaattttacctatactggaataaaaaattaatttgactcagaaaaaaattcttgaaccaagaaaagtcaattttacttgattcaaaaattttactacttattaataattaaaaaaaaattttttcaaaattatgtttttaattctataatttttttcttgaatcaacttaatttttatttcaatataaacaaaatttccaagttaaaaatttttataatttactgaGTTAAAGTAacttatacataattttttgtagtcaaaattttatccgaaattcaagtttcaaaatttcacataaatttttattgtaacagCCTATTACATcgaatctttaaaatttttacaccatatttacaaaaaaatgagaataatttaaataagtatCATAAATTCGAATTTATGAGTTATATGAACTGACTTCCACCTTCTCTATAATTACCGAGCCATATGCAAAAGCAATAAACATACATTAAATCAGTTATGTAGCCAAGGAATTGCAGATAGAAATGGTTAGGTGACTATTTCCACAGTACAGAGTACAGCATCTATTCCAGTCAAGGATCTTCAAGGCCGTTGTACTCCATCACtgtaatactatttattacaCCGTCAAGCATGTATCATATGTCAATGAGCAAATATTAGGTGAAATAAATCGtttgatttataatataaatgattattgtgtAGGAATGATTTATGGATTCAATTTTTAACCAAAGACCCACAGAAACCCATTTATCACGATTGTAATCAAATCATTGATATATTTCCGGTTATTTGTACTTCTATTTGTTTATCATgaagttataaattataaatttgtatttaaaaatgaagttaCAGAATGATTGAGCCGAGCTGAAGGAGTGCAAGTGTAAGTATGTAGAAGGTTTCAGTAAAAGAGTATCATTACTTTCGCTGGATAGCAGTTTTTGTCGTTAACGTTAGATCAGCCGTAACAGCGTAAATATAAGTAGAAAGGTATAAACCTGAGTCAATAACACCAGAATTATTAACTTGTGTATATATCTAGCGGTCATGGTCTTGCGGAAGTGGAAAATAtatgtttaattttgtttttttttctttcatcgtagggaaaagatgtgaaattagaaaatttggATAAGAGATGGAAATTGTTTCGAGTGACTCGTTTACTGGTTACTTTGTTCAATTTGTATTTACTTCCGGTTAGGCGTTATCTAAATTGTTTTGATTGCTTATTGTCTGAAGATTTAGgtttatattttctattattttatcttcaacTTTCATGGGGTTCAACAATTATTAGATAGCAATTGTTTTATCGATATAAACACTAACTTTGTTTtggatattaataaaaaattaggtgctactattttttttataaacataaaaaaatatcatcaatgaTGATATTCCTCAtaatataaatagtaaattcataaatagtatatttagttataaatagtaaatttatttatatgtttttAAAAGATCCTTTTTGGATTGTCAtgctataaaattaataaagttttattgattttttagttttaattttaaaaatttttaaaagtaattttcaaagaaaaaaaaatgttgaaagtTTAATGATCTAGAATCTAgcacataacattttttaattaaaaaattgtttttgattaaagtaaattttaatcgatttaaaaattttttctgcttGATTTAAGATGATTAACtactttgaaattattttcttttaattctagattttttaacttcccgctaagaaaattgaaaattttcaaaattcgggaagttattgtttttaccccgtttttcgaaaatcgagttttcatcagatctc includes the following:
- the LOC123268524 gene encoding uncharacterized protein LOC123268524, with the protein product MHRVLLLTWVAIAAAQNHYNLDTRSVSFPGKPTYGPLYNSPGLGQASGGYRDDSYEDNVVTPTPSPTPLYRPAQQPAYRKPNEGSIRVLTGGRQGPIRGASYAVQNPQLEEEPLEEEKEEPDRLSLLLPQSKFDCVGKQTGYYADEELNCEVFHYCQDNAKHSWICPEGFTFHQVHLICMPPNGDISCKKSSQYHFVNEYLYKPLNLQEAESKPNVTLRYSERYFPGDIFTDERESEDYHQTPNPRRTHHNSQLYSNQPSQTTLNSIPAIARPSPTPQGLSQYRLPSNQVFRSPEEVNIPLQQRRPQPQQQILRRFPQVRPDEEDYEK